One Sanguibacter sp. HDW7 DNA window includes the following coding sequences:
- a CDS encoding glycoside hydrolase family 9 protein, protein MEDTTVDTVVTAPPTAVRRPLTAFLALALAVSLTACDRSSSTPPPTVPPTAQTSTPADTGTELLPATSFADGLGPWTLYGTDAAPRTADGATCVDLPGGATNPWDVGLTYNGLGIDASAAYHLALAASAAPAATVRVVVGEATGAYRTATELFAPLTPTAQRTEHDFTAAIALSATDGDVGQVAIQLGNAAPFTFCISEASVTTRDSLPTAASDAPAVRVNQVGYLTHAAKVATVVTDATAPLPWTLDLDGTTVARGTTEPRGTDPSAGVAVHTVDLSKVTTPGTGYTLAVDGATSDPFAIGDDLYRAMRVDALSFFYPQRSGVAIDGDVAGAAYARPAGHTDVDPNAGDGAVACLPAGALTVDGKDLYDGWTCEGTIDVAGGWYDAGDHGKYVVNGGISVGQVMSTYERALHAATGDADALGDGTLRVPGHGDGIPDVLSEARWELEWMLKMQVPAGKDLAGMVHHKVHDDSWTGIPLLPSDDDRTRYVHRPSTAATLNLAAVAAQGSRLFAPFDDAFATRLLDAARTAWAAAAAHPDLFAPNTNLHPSPGGGPYDDTELDDERYWAAVELFLTTGDDAFAAALRSNPYHVGGTAEPFGAAAFDWGHVAAYARTQLATVPNDLPDLAEVRRSVVDAAEATLARQTTQPFGTAYVPDGGRYDWGSNGLLLNNLAVLAAAYDLGGEDRFRQGVLTGLDHLLGRNAMGLSYVTGYGTRYAQNQHSRWYAAQADATLPHPPAGTVSGGPNSDVPDPVSSSLAGCAPQLCYVDDIGAWGVNELTINWNSALAYVVSFAADQAGAGPA, encoded by the coding sequence ATGGAGGACACCACGGTGGACACCGTCGTCACCGCCCCGCCCACCGCCGTCCGGCGACCCCTCACGGCATTCCTCGCCCTGGCGCTCGCCGTCTCCCTCACCGCATGCGACCGCTCCTCCTCCACGCCACCGCCCACCGTCCCCCCGACCGCGCAGACCTCCACGCCGGCGGACACCGGCACCGAGCTCCTCCCTGCCACCTCGTTCGCCGACGGACTCGGACCGTGGACCCTCTACGGGACCGACGCCGCACCCCGCACCGCCGACGGCGCGACGTGCGTCGACCTGCCCGGCGGCGCCACGAACCCGTGGGACGTCGGCCTCACCTACAACGGCCTCGGCATCGACGCGTCGGCCGCCTACCATCTCGCACTCGCCGCGAGCGCCGCTCCCGCGGCGACCGTGCGCGTCGTCGTCGGCGAGGCCACCGGCGCCTACCGCACCGCAACCGAGCTCTTCGCGCCGCTCACCCCGACGGCGCAGCGGACCGAGCACGACTTCACCGCCGCGATCGCGCTCTCCGCGACCGACGGCGACGTCGGCCAGGTCGCGATCCAGCTGGGCAACGCCGCTCCCTTCACCTTCTGCATCTCGGAGGCCTCCGTGACCACCCGCGACTCCCTGCCCACGGCCGCGTCCGACGCACCCGCCGTCCGCGTCAACCAGGTCGGCTACCTCACGCACGCTGCGAAGGTCGCGACGGTCGTCACCGACGCCACCGCGCCCCTGCCGTGGACGCTCGACCTCGACGGCACGACCGTCGCGCGCGGCACCACCGAGCCGCGCGGGACGGACCCCTCGGCCGGCGTCGCCGTCCACACCGTCGACCTCTCCAAGGTCACGACGCCGGGCACCGGCTACACGCTCGCCGTCGACGGTGCGACGAGCGACCCGTTCGCGATCGGCGACGACCTCTACCGGGCGATGCGTGTCGACGCCCTCAGCTTCTTCTACCCGCAGCGCTCGGGCGTCGCGATCGACGGCGACGTCGCCGGGGCGGCCTACGCACGGCCCGCGGGCCACACGGACGTCGACCCGAACGCGGGCGACGGCGCCGTCGCATGCCTGCCCGCGGGCGCTCTCACGGTCGACGGGAAGGACCTCTACGACGGCTGGACGTGCGAGGGGACGATCGACGTCGCGGGCGGCTGGTACGACGCGGGCGACCACGGCAAGTACGTCGTCAACGGCGGCATCTCCGTCGGGCAGGTCATGAGCACCTACGAGCGGGCGCTCCACGCCGCCACGGGCGACGCGGATGCGCTCGGCGACGGGACGCTGCGCGTCCCCGGCCACGGCGACGGCATCCCGGACGTCCTCTCCGAGGCGCGATGGGAGCTCGAGTGGATGCTGAAGATGCAGGTCCCGGCGGGGAAGGACCTTGCCGGCATGGTCCACCACAAGGTGCACGACGACAGCTGGACGGGCATCCCGCTGCTCCCGTCCGACGACGACCGCACCCGCTACGTCCACCGTCCCTCGACGGCGGCCACGCTCAACCTCGCCGCGGTGGCTGCCCAGGGGTCTCGTCTCTTCGCACCGTTCGACGACGCCTTCGCGACACGCCTGCTCGACGCCGCGCGGACCGCCTGGGCGGCAGCTGCCGCCCACCCTGACCTCTTCGCGCCGAACACGAACCTCCACCCCTCCCCCGGCGGCGGCCCCTACGACGACACCGAGCTCGACGACGAGCGCTACTGGGCGGCCGTGGAGCTCTTCCTCACGACGGGCGACGACGCGTTCGCCGCGGCCCTCCGCTCGAACCCGTACCATGTCGGCGGCACGGCCGAGCCCTTCGGAGCTGCCGCCTTCGACTGGGGCCACGTCGCGGCGTACGCCCGCACCCAGCTCGCGACGGTGCCGAACGACCTGCCCGACCTCGCCGAGGTCCGCCGCTCGGTCGTCGACGCCGCCGAGGCGACCCTCGCCCGGCAGACGACGCAGCCGTTCGGCACCGCGTACGTCCCGGACGGCGGCCGCTACGACTGGGGCTCGAACGGTCTGCTGCTCAACAACCTTGCCGTCCTCGCCGCGGCGTACGACCTCGGCGGCGAGGACCGCTTCCGCCAGGGCGTCCTCACCGGGCTCGACCACCTCCTCGGCCGCAACGCGATGGGCCTGTCCTACGTCACGGGCTACGGGACGCGGTACGCGCAGAATCAGCACTCGCGCTGGTACGCGGCGCAGGCCGACGCCACCCTTCCGCACCCGCCGGCCGGAACCGTCTCGGGCGGCCCGAACTCCGACGTGCCCGACCCCGTCTCGTCCTCCCTCGCCGGGTGCGCGCCGCAGCTCTGCTACGTCGACGACATCGGCGCGTGGGGCGTCAACGAGCTGACGATCAACTGGAACTCGGCGCTCGCGTACGTCGTGTCGTTCGCGGCCGACCAGGCCGGAGCAGGGCCGGCCTGA
- a CDS encoding VOC family protein, with the protein MRIALASIFVDDQRAARAFYTEVLGLVVKNEVPVGDDLWLTVVSRDDPEGTELLLEPSGHPAVGPYRAALRADGIPLAQLEVADLASEHERLRAAGVVFTQDPVDIGSGLLAVFDDTCGNLVQLFEPRRDG; encoded by the coding sequence ATGCGCATCGCGCTCGCAAGCATCTTCGTCGACGACCAGCGCGCGGCACGCGCGTTCTACACCGAGGTCCTCGGCCTCGTCGTGAAGAACGAGGTCCCGGTCGGCGACGACCTGTGGCTCACGGTCGTCTCCCGGGACGACCCCGAGGGGACCGAGCTGCTGCTCGAGCCGTCGGGCCACCCCGCCGTCGGCCCCTACCGGGCAGCGCTGCGGGCCGACGGCATCCCGCTCGCGCAGCTCGAGGTCGCCGACCTGGCGTCCGAGCACGAGCGGCTCCGAGCCGCGGGCGTCGTCTTCACGCAGGATCCCGTCGACATCGGCTCGGGCCTGCTCGCGGTCTTCGACGACACGTGCGGCAACCTCGTGCAGCTGTTCGAGCCGCGCCGGGACGGCTGA
- a CDS encoding histidine phosphatase family protein: MRAGTLLLLRHGRTAYNASGRLQGQVDIPLDDVGRWQAREGASALTASHRVTRIVASDLVRAADTAYALGEVTGLPVTLDARLRERGFGPWEGLTAAEMREGWPDEYASWRHGGEPVDGAEPRAAVAERFAAAVEEHAAGLSRDEVLCVVSHGAAISTGTTALLGLDVDAWRGLVGLANVHWAELRAGGPDAAPPWRLARYDAGAPFAREHWAAGPDWISRQPSA, translated from the coding sequence ATGAGAGCCGGGACGCTCCTGCTGCTGCGGCACGGCCGGACGGCGTACAACGCCTCCGGCCGGCTGCAGGGGCAGGTCGACATCCCGCTCGACGACGTCGGGCGCTGGCAGGCGCGCGAGGGCGCCTCGGCGCTCACCGCGTCGCACCGCGTCACGCGGATCGTCGCGTCCGACCTCGTCCGTGCCGCGGACACCGCGTACGCCCTCGGTGAGGTCACGGGCCTGCCCGTGACGCTCGACGCGCGCCTGCGTGAGCGCGGCTTCGGCCCCTGGGAGGGGCTCACCGCCGCCGAGATGCGTGAGGGCTGGCCCGACGAGTACGCGTCCTGGCGTCACGGCGGCGAGCCCGTCGACGGCGCCGAGCCGCGTGCAGCCGTCGCCGAGCGCTTTGCCGCGGCCGTCGAGGAGCACGCTGCAGGGCTCTCACGGGACGAGGTCCTGTGCGTCGTCTCGCACGGCGCCGCGATCTCGACCGGGACGACCGCGCTGCTGGGCCTCGACGTCGACGCGTGGCGCGGCCTCGTCGGGCTCGCGAACGTCCATTGGGCCGAGCTGCGGGCCGGGGGACCGGACGCGGCGCCGCCGTGGCGGCTCGCACGCTACGACGCTGGGGCACCGTTCGCACGTGAGCACTGGGCAGCCGGGCCCGATTGGATTTCTCGGCAGCCCTCTGCGTAG
- the rsfS gene encoding ribosome silencing factor: MPATQRALDLAVVAARAAADRKAEEIIALDVSEQLVLTDVFLIASASNERQVTAISDAIEEAMHKAGSKLVRREGRTEARWILLDFGEVVAHVQHAEDRVYYALERLWKDCPVVELPADLHGAPADDAQDAPQA; encoded by the coding sequence GTGCCCGCCACCCAGCGCGCCCTGGACCTTGCCGTCGTCGCCGCCCGCGCGGCCGCAGACCGCAAGGCCGAAGAGATCATCGCCCTCGACGTCTCGGAGCAGCTCGTGCTCACCGACGTCTTCCTCATCGCCTCCGCGAGCAACGAGCGCCAGGTCACCGCGATCAGCGACGCGATCGAGGAGGCCATGCACAAGGCCGGCTCGAAGCTCGTCCGCCGCGAGGGCCGCACCGAGGCCCGCTGGATCCTCCTCGACTTCGGCGAGGTCGTCGCGCACGTGCAGCACGCCGAGGACCGCGTCTACTACGCGCTCGAGCGCCTCTGGAAGGACTGCCCCGTCGTCGAGCTTCCGGCCGACCTCCACGGCGCGCCGGCCGACGACGCCCAGGACGCCCCGCAGGCATGA
- the nadD gene encoding nicotinate-nucleotide adenylyltransferase — MTARRFRLGVMGGTFDPVHHGHLVAASEVAARFELDEVVFVPTGRPTFKQDDQVTEAEDRYLMTVVATASNPRFTVSRVDIDRPGLTYTIDTLRDLRAQRPDADLFFITGADAIAQITGWKDSAELFDLAHFVAVTRPGHVLDLGELDASRVTAVEIPALAISSTDCRERARAGRPVWYLVPDGVVQYIQKHHLYVDQP; from the coding sequence ATGACGGCCAGGCGGTTCCGGCTCGGGGTCATGGGTGGCACCTTCGACCCGGTGCACCACGGGCACCTCGTCGCCGCGAGCGAGGTTGCCGCGCGGTTCGAGCTCGACGAGGTCGTCTTCGTCCCGACGGGACGCCCGACGTTCAAGCAGGACGACCAGGTGACCGAGGCTGAGGACCGCTACCTCATGACGGTCGTCGCGACCGCCTCGAACCCGCGTTTCACCGTGAGCCGTGTCGACATCGACCGGCCAGGGCTCACGTACACGATCGACACGTTGCGCGACCTGCGTGCGCAACGGCCCGACGCCGACCTCTTCTTCATCACGGGCGCCGACGCGATCGCGCAGATCACGGGGTGGAAGGACTCCGCCGAGCTCTTCGACCTGGCGCACTTCGTCGCCGTGACGCGGCCCGGGCACGTCCTCGACCTCGGTGAGCTCGACGCGTCGCGCGTCACCGCGGTCGAGATCCCCGCGCTCGCGATCTCCTCGACCGACTGTCGCGAACGCGCCCGCGCAGGACGCCCCGTCTGGTACCTCGTGCCCGACGGCGTCGTCCAGTACATCCAGAAGCACCACCTCTACGTGGACCAGCCATGA
- a CDS encoding glutamate-5-semialdehyde dehydrogenase, translating into MTTETQAPLADDVTTAVQDIARRAKVASRALATATRAVKDAALHTMADALVEAADEIVAANALDLDRGRANGMEPGLLDRLALDPARIAAIADALRELAALPDPVGELVRGWTLPNGLRLRQLRVPMGVVGMIYEARPNVTVDAAGLALKSGNAVILRGGSAAASSNEVIVDVLARALESAGLPRDLVQSIDRYGRPGGVALMRARGLVDVLVPRGGADLIRTVVAESVVPVIETGVGNCHLVVDASADLDDALAILLNAKLQRVGVCNAVETLLVHEAAAQAFLPRALDALASAGCVLHGDDATRALAPAGVEVAPATDEDWATEYLAPELAVRVVPDLDAAIEHVQTWSSGHTEAILTNDLRSSERFVAEVDSAVVNVNASTRFTDGGQFGLGAEIGISTQKLHARGPMGLAELTTTKWVVEGEGQTRP; encoded by the coding sequence ATGACGACCGAGACGCAGGCCCCCCTCGCCGATGACGTGACGACCGCCGTCCAGGACATCGCGCGCCGCGCCAAGGTGGCCTCGCGCGCGCTCGCGACAGCGACGCGCGCTGTCAAGGACGCGGCCCTCCACACGATGGCCGACGCGCTCGTCGAGGCGGCCGACGAGATTGTCGCGGCGAACGCCCTCGACCTCGACCGCGGCCGTGCGAACGGCATGGAGCCGGGTCTGCTCGATCGCCTCGCGCTCGACCCCGCGCGCATCGCCGCGATCGCCGACGCCCTGCGGGAGCTCGCCGCGCTGCCCGACCCCGTCGGCGAGCTCGTCCGCGGCTGGACGCTCCCCAACGGGCTGCGTCTGCGCCAGCTGCGCGTGCCCATGGGCGTCGTCGGCATGATCTACGAGGCACGCCCCAACGTCACTGTCGATGCAGCGGGCCTCGCGCTCAAGAGCGGCAACGCCGTCATCCTGCGCGGCGGCTCGGCAGCGGCCTCGTCGAACGAGGTCATCGTCGACGTCCTGGCGCGCGCCCTCGAGAGCGCGGGCCTGCCGCGCGACCTCGTCCAGTCGATCGACAGGTACGGCCGTCCTGGCGGCGTCGCGCTCATGCGAGCGCGCGGGCTCGTCGACGTGCTCGTGCCGCGCGGTGGCGCGGACCTCATCCGCACGGTCGTCGCGGAGTCCGTCGTGCCGGTCATCGAGACGGGCGTCGGCAACTGCCACCTCGTCGTCGACGCCTCCGCCGACCTCGACGACGCGCTCGCGATCCTCCTCAACGCCAAGCTGCAGCGCGTCGGGGTGTGCAACGCCGTCGAGACGCTGCTCGTCCACGAGGCCGCGGCGCAGGCGTTCCTGCCGCGTGCGCTCGACGCTCTCGCGTCGGCCGGCTGCGTCCTGCACGGCGACGACGCGACGCGCGCGCTCGCCCCGGCGGGCGTCGAGGTCGCCCCGGCGACCGACGAGGACTGGGCGACCGAGTACCTCGCGCCCGAGCTCGCCGTGCGCGTCGTGCCGGACCTCGATGCCGCGATCGAGCACGTGCAGACGTGGTCGAGCGGCCACACCGAGGCCATCCTCACGAACGACCTGCGCAGTTCCGAGCGGTTCGTCGCCGAGGTCGACTCGGCGGTCGTCAACGTCAACGCGTCGACGCGCTTCACGGACGGTGGGCAGTTCGGCCTGGGGGCCGAGATCGGCATCTCGACCCAGAAGCTCCACGCGCGCGGCCCCATGGGTCTTGCCGAGCTCACGACGACGAAGTGGGTCGTCGAGGGCGAGGGCCAGACGCGTCCCTGA
- the proB gene encoding glutamate 5-kinase, with the protein MNQPVSAAEGRAAIAAARRVVVKIGSSSLTRADGHLSVDALQQLVEVVARRRRAGVEVVLITSGAVAAGLAPLGLTARPKDVATAQAAASVGQGLLVARYTEAFASHGLRVGQLLLTADDTIRRARYRNAQRALERLLDLGVVPIINENDAVTTDELRFGDNDRLAALVSHLVRADAMILLTDVDGLYDAPPSRPGARRISEVRSAEDLAGIEVTGRGSAVGTGGMLTKLDSVRTATSAGIPVVLTSAANVHGALTGEDTGTWFSAFGERGTARSLWLAHAARAHGRLVLDDGAVRAVLGGKASLLAAGITAVEGEFSAGEVVDLVGADGSVLARGVVSFDAGELPALLGRTTTELKEKFGEGYDRTVVHRDDLVLVKRRPAHAG; encoded by the coding sequence GTGAACCAGCCCGTCTCCGCCGCCGAGGGTCGCGCCGCGATCGCCGCGGCGCGCCGTGTCGTCGTGAAGATCGGCTCGTCCTCGCTCACGCGCGCGGACGGGCACCTCTCGGTCGACGCGCTCCAGCAGCTCGTCGAGGTCGTCGCGCGCCGGCGCAGGGCGGGTGTCGAGGTCGTCCTCATCACGTCGGGAGCCGTCGCGGCGGGGCTCGCCCCGCTCGGGCTCACGGCCCGGCCCAAGGACGTCGCGACCGCGCAGGCGGCCGCGTCCGTCGGGCAGGGGCTGCTCGTCGCGCGGTACACGGAGGCGTTCGCGTCGCACGGCCTGCGCGTCGGCCAGCTGCTGCTCACGGCGGACGACACGATCCGCCGCGCGCGCTACCGCAACGCGCAGCGCGCGCTCGAGCGGCTGCTCGACCTCGGCGTCGTGCCGATCATCAACGAGAACGACGCGGTGACGACCGACGAGCTGCGTTTCGGCGACAACGACCGCCTCGCAGCCCTCGTCTCCCACCTCGTGCGCGCGGACGCGATGATCCTCCTCACGGACGTCGACGGACTCTACGACGCACCCCCGTCGCGCCCCGGCGCGCGGCGCATCTCGGAGGTGCGCTCCGCGGAGGACCTCGCAGGCATCGAGGTGACGGGCCGGGGGAGCGCGGTCGGCACGGGCGGCATGCTCACGAAGCTCGACTCGGTGCGCACCGCGACGAGCGCGGGCATCCCCGTCGTCCTCACGAGCGCCGCGAACGTGCACGGTGCCCTCACGGGCGAGGACACGGGCACGTGGTTCTCGGCCTTCGGCGAGCGGGGCACCGCGCGCAGCCTGTGGCTCGCGCACGCGGCGCGCGCGCACGGCCGGCTCGTCCTCGACGACGGTGCCGTGCGGGCCGTCCTCGGTGGCAAGGCGTCGCTCCTCGCGGCGGGCATCACGGCCGTCGAGGGGGAGTTCTCCGCGGGGGAGGTCGTCGACCTCGTCGGGGCCGACGGGAGCGTGCTCGCGCGCGGTGTCGTGAGCTTCGACGCGGGCGAGCTGCCGGCGCTGCTCGGACGAACGACCACGGAGCTCAAGGAGAAGTTCGGCGAGGGCTACGACCGCACGGTCGTGCACCGTGACGACCTCGTGCTCGTCAAGCGCCGGCCCGCGCACGCGGGCTGA
- the obgE gene encoding GTPase ObgE, which produces MASFVDRVVLHAFGGDGGNGCASIRREKFKPLAGPDGGNGGDGGSVRLVVDPQVTTLLEYHHSPHRRAPKGTMGMGDYRWGANGEDLVLGVPDGTVVKTPDGEVLADLVGPGAEYTIAEGGKGGLGNFKLASAKRKAPGFALLGEPGDDATVVLELKSIADVALVGFPSAGKSSLVAAISAARPKIADYPFTTLVPNLGVVQAGEVRYTVADVPGLIPGASEGKGLGLEFLRHVERCAVLVHVLDCATLEPGRDPITDLETIEAELEAYAGDLGIDGNRLPLNERPRIVVLNKIDVPEARELADFVKADLEARGLKVLEISTASHEGLRPLTFALGELVTAARAAEPAAEPTRIVLRPKAVDDDGFTVTRHGGGETEYFQIRGAKPERWVRQTDFTNDEAVGFLADRLAKLGVEAKLFRAGAVAGAEVVIGEGDRAVVFDWEPTLMAGAELLTGPRGTDLRLEGGERPTRAQKREVYKDRMDAKAEARAELWTEREAGHWTADDDSTEV; this is translated from the coding sequence ATGGCCAGCTTCGTCGATCGTGTCGTGCTGCACGCCTTCGGGGGTGACGGCGGCAACGGCTGCGCGTCGATCCGTCGCGAGAAGTTCAAGCCCCTCGCGGGCCCCGACGGCGGCAACGGCGGCGACGGCGGCTCCGTGCGCCTCGTCGTCGACCCGCAGGTGACGACGCTCCTCGAGTACCACCACTCGCCGCACCGTCGCGCGCCCAAGGGCACGATGGGCATGGGCGACTACCGGTGGGGCGCCAACGGCGAGGACCTCGTCCTCGGCGTGCCCGACGGCACGGTCGTCAAGACGCCCGACGGCGAGGTCCTCGCGGACCTCGTGGGACCCGGCGCCGAGTACACGATCGCCGAGGGCGGCAAGGGTGGGCTCGGGAACTTCAAGCTCGCGTCCGCGAAGCGCAAGGCCCCCGGCTTCGCGCTGCTCGGCGAGCCCGGTGACGACGCCACCGTCGTCCTCGAGCTCAAGTCCATCGCGGACGTCGCGCTCGTCGGCTTCCCGAGCGCCGGCAAGTCCTCGCTCGTCGCCGCGATCTCTGCGGCGCGCCCGAAGATCGCCGACTACCCGTTCACGACGCTCGTGCCGAACCTCGGCGTCGTCCAGGCGGGCGAGGTCCGCTACACGGTCGCCGACGTCCCCGGACTCATCCCGGGCGCGAGCGAGGGCAAGGGCCTCGGCCTGGAGTTCCTCCGCCACGTCGAGCGGTGCGCCGTGCTCGTCCACGTGCTCGACTGCGCGACGCTCGAACCGGGGCGCGACCCCATCACGGACCTCGAGACGATCGAGGCGGAGCTCGAGGCCTACGCGGGCGACCTGGGCATCGACGGGAACCGGCTGCCGCTCAACGAGCGCCCGCGGATCGTCGTCCTCAACAAGATCGACGTGCCCGAGGCCCGCGAGCTGGCGGACTTCGTCAAGGCCGACCTCGAGGCCCGCGGACTCAAGGTCCTCGAGATCTCGACCGCGAGCCACGAGGGCCTGCGCCCGCTGACGTTCGCCCTCGGCGAGCTCGTCACGGCGGCCCGTGCGGCCGAGCCCGCGGCCGAGCCCACGCGCATCGTCCTGCGGCCCAAGGCTGTCGACGACGACGGCTTCACCGTGACCCGTCACGGCGGGGGCGAGACCGAGTACTTCCAGATCCGCGGAGCCAAGCCCGAGCGTTGGGTGCGCCAGACGGACTTCACGAACGACGAGGCCGTCGGCTTCCTCGCGGACCGGCTCGCCAAGCTCGGCGTCGAGGCGAAGCTCTTCCGGGCGGGCGCCGTCGCGGGTGCCGAGGTCGTCATCGGCGAGGGCGACCGCGCCGTCGTCTTCGACTGGGAGCCGACGCTCATGGCGGGCGCCGAGCTCCTCACGGGCCCCCGTGGCACGGACCTGCGCCTCGAGGGCGGCGAGCGTCCGACACGTGCGCAGAAGCGCGAGGTGTACAAGGACCGTATGGACGCGAAGGCCGAGGCCCGGGCGGAGCTGTGGACCGAGCGCGAGGCCGGGCACTGGACGGCCGACGACGACTCGACCGAGGTCTGA
- the rpmA gene encoding 50S ribosomal protein L27, with protein sequence MAHKKGASSSRNGRDSNAQRLGVKRFGGQVVKAGEIIVRQRGTHFHPGVNVGRGKDDTLFALEAGAVQFGTRRGRKVIDIVEAA encoded by the coding sequence ATGGCACATAAGAAGGGCGCGAGCTCCTCGCGCAACGGTCGTGACTCCAACGCTCAGCGTCTCGGTGTCAAGCGCTTCGGCGGCCAGGTCGTCAAGGCCGGCGAGATCATCGTGCGCCAGCGCGGCACCCACTTCCACCCCGGCGTCAACGTCGGTCGTGGCAAGGACGACACGCTGTTCGCCCTCGAGGCCGGCGCCGTCCAGTTCGGCACGCGTCGTGGCCGCAAGGTCATCGACATCGTCGAGGCTGCCTGA
- the rplU gene encoding 50S ribosomal protein L21: MVYAIVKAGGRQEKVSVGDVVVVDRLAGNAGETVELPALLLVDGETVTSDAEALAKVKVTAEIVRDEKGPKINILKYKNKTGYRKRIGHRQALTRLKVTGIK, translated from the coding sequence GTGGTGTACGCGATCGTCAAGGCCGGTGGCCGCCAGGAGAAGGTTTCTGTTGGCGACGTCGTCGTCGTCGACCGTCTTGCTGGCAACGCCGGCGAGACCGTTGAGCTGCCCGCCCTCCTTCTTGTGGACGGTGAGACGGTGACCTCGGACGCAGAGGCCCTGGCCAAGGTCAAGGTCACCGCCGAGATCGTCCGGGACGAGAAGGGCCCGAAGATCAACATCCTCAAGTACAAGAACAAGACCGGCTACCGCAAGCGCATCGGCCACCGCCAGGCCCTCACGCGCCTCAAGGTCACCGGCATCAAGTGA